The Treponema sp. Marseille-Q3903 genomic interval CAAGCTTTGTAATCTCATTCATTTCTTGGTCTGTATAGACGATAGATTTTTTATCTTCAATTTCATTACTTGAAATATGGTATTGCTCCATTCCATGATTTACGAAAATACGTAGTTCGTTTGAAATGTCATAAAGAGAATAAGCAAAAACATAGCCCTGTGACTTTTTAGGAATGTGAAGACAGATTCCAAAGTTTATTCCAGTTGTGAGATTTTCAAGTTTGTCATCATTGTTAAGAACTACACTACAGCCATTGTCTTTAATGTAAGTTTTTATTCCTTCCAGGTCTCTTATTTCTGCAGCCTTAAAGAAGTCCATAAGGTTTTCATCTTTTAAGTAAATATGAGTGAGCTCATGATTCAGATCCCGTAAGAAAAGCTGGCAGCAGGTAGCGTCATCCATTGAAGATACAAAATTTGAAATAAACCACTGTCGGAACATTTCAGGTGTTTCAGAATTAGGCTTTCCGTCCGGAGAATTTTCTCTACAGAACTTTCTGTAAGCATCATAAAAGAGACCAAATGTTTTGTCGTACTGTATATGTTTACTCATTTTTCTTAATTATTTCTTTTTCAATTAATTCGATAAGAGAGTTAAGGCAATTTGCATAATCTTGCAGATATGAACTATCAGCTTTTTCATCAAGATTCGGAATGATTATATTTATATAAGCTAATTTTGCTATATCATATAATTCATGCATTTTTGAAATAATTTTTTTAGGACAATATAAAGCTGCTCTTGTCTCAAAACATAACAATAATGATTTTTTTTCTAACCATTTATTTGAAAGCTCTATATAAAAATCTTGTTCAGATTTTCCCTTGATTGAAGTTGTAGTATCAATAGAAATCTTAGATAATAATTCATCATAAAATTCATTTTTACGAATTTCAAAATCTTTTTTTTCTTGCTTAAAATTCATTAATTGAACAACGATAGTAGTTATTACAGAAATAAAACTACCAATCATTATACCTATAATATTTTCAAAAAAAGAAGAATTAAAATCCATAATCTATTCCGTTCATACTGTTAAAAAATTCTTTACAGTATTAGCAACATACCAAATCATTACTGGAGGTATGGCATTCCCCAAAGCTCTATATTGTGCTGATTCACTACCAACTAATTCAAATTTCTCAGGAAAAGATTGTATTCTTGCAACCTCTCTAGGAGTGAATCTTCTGTATCTATTTTCAAACATTAAAACAGGATCTGTGCTATTAAGAGAAACTTTTGCCAGATGTGCACCTACAGTATTGCATGGTTTTTCAATATCCTGTGCACGGCCTTTATTCATTTTTTCTCTTTTTTTCATCATACCTTCTACAGCTCTATCGGAAAAATAATATTTTTCATCAACAGTATTTTCGATTACTTTCTTTAGAGGTTCAAACAAATCCTCATCAGTAATTACCTGATTTGGAAATATAAAATCAATTTTTAAATCTTTTCTAAAGCCAACAATAATTACACGTTCTCTTTTCTGCGGTACTCCATAATTGGCTGAATTTAAAACCACATGTTTTACATCATAACCACTATTTTTGAACTCTTCCATAATAAGAGGAAATGCGCTTTTCTGATTGGCTGTTAGAAGACCTTTTACATTCTCTGCAATAAAACATTTTGGTTGTTTATCTTTTAGTATTCTACACATTTCAAAGAAAAGCTTACCACGGTCATCTTTTACACCAAGCCTTTTCGGATTTTGTGCAATAATTGAAAATGACTGACATGGAAAACCACCAGTCAAAATATCAAAATCAGGAAGTTCATTGGAGTTAATTTGTCTTATATCACGGTTATCCGGTTTAATACCAAAGTTCTCTTCAAAGATTCTGCAAGCATTATCATCAATATCATTTGCATAAACAATTTCCATGTTATTAGATGCATAATGCTTTCCGAGAAAATCAAAATTTCCGAGTAGTCCAACATCTGTACCACCGCAACCACAAAAAAGTGAAGCAACTTTTAATTTTTCCATATCATTAACTCCGTTTTTTCAGCAACTTCTTCTTTGAAACTAATCTCAGCTCCATCTGTAATTCTCATTTCAAGTTTATCCTGTTTATATAACTGAACTGGATTTTGTAGTATATAAATTACTTTTTGACTTCGGTTAATCATCAGACGATATACGAAATATCTGTCATTTAATGTTTGAGCGGAATCCCATTCATTTCTAGTAAGATGGAATCCGAAGAATTTCAAAGGCTTGTTACTAATGGTAGTCTTAACTTCAATGTAACGTTTTCGCTGATCTTCTTCTACACTTTGAATGTCATAACCAACTGCGAGTGCAGTAGGTATTTTCTTGATAAGATGAATCAAATCTTCTCTGCCAAGGTTTACAAGTCTTACTTTTTCATGACCGATTACAAGGTTCTCACCAAGGTCGCCAATATCTTTTGTTGAACCAACACCTTCAAGAATTTCTTTAATCTTATCATCAACTGCAGTCTTATAAAGATCTTCTTCCTCATCAGATTCTTCAGTAAAGTATGAAGTAAGATCCGTCTTAAAGAGTTCTGCATGAAGTTCTTTATTTACGTATGTAAACCAGTCAGTTTCAATTTCAGCTAAATCTGGTATATTAACTGGCTTTCCATAAAATCTATCATAACCATCAAAATAATTGATATCGTTGATGAAAACCATAATAGATTCCAGTTCTGTATGGTTCAAATAGAAATATCCATGACGTTCATCCAAAAGATTTGCATGTACCATGTAATCAAGAATATCTCCGGCGTATCTTGTAATATCTCCGCCATGTTCATATTCAACTTTATTCTTTCTGTTTGTAAGTATTAAATCAGCAACTTCGTTTACATCGCGATAATCGCGAGTAACTCTTAAATCATTAAAAATACAATGTGTAGCTTCTTCCTTTGTAATTCCGAGAGGCTTTCCATTTTTCAGTTCTGCTTCATAAAGCATTTTAAGAATATAATGAGCTGGCTTAAATTTTATTCCTGCATCGATAAATTCTTTGATTCTGTCAGATTTAAGATGTCCACCTGGATATTGAAACTTAAACAGATAAAACTTAAAGAACTGTACTAAATCTTGTTCCTTATCAAGGAAATAGGCTATTTCTCCAGTTTCAGTTTTTTGAGTATTTCTATCTTCAATGTAGAATCCAAATAATGCTGCAATTTCTGTACGCCAGTTATTAATTGTTTTTTCAGTTTTACCTGCATTTTCAGGATAGAGCTGAATCATAGTATTTAATTTATCTTTGTATTCATTAAGCGGTAATACTTTGAGTGTTGAACAACAATGAGCCATATAGAAAAGTACATTTTCGACATCATCTTTAAAACGAGGTCTTACGTGA includes:
- a CDS encoding DNA cytosine methyltransferase yields the protein MEKLKVASLFCGCGGTDVGLLGNFDFLGKHYASNNMEIVYANDIDDNACRIFEENFGIKPDNRDIRQINSNELPDFDILTGGFPCQSFSIIAQNPKRLGVKDDRGKLFFEMCRILKDKQPKCFIAENVKGLLTANQKSAFPLIMEEFKNSGYDVKHVVLNSANYGVPQKRERVIIVGFRKDLKIDFIFPNQVITDEDLFEPLKKVIENTVDEKYYFSDRAVEGMMKKREKMNKGRAQDIEKPCNTVGAHLAKVSLNSTDPVLMFENRYRRFTPREVARIQSFPEKFELVGSESAQYRALGNAIPPVMIWYVANTVKNFLTV
- a CDS encoding protein NO VEIN domain-containing protein, which gives rise to MYKVPVEYYFRIHHVRPRFKDDVENVLFYMAHCCSTLKVLPLNEYKDKLNTMIQLYPENAGKTEKTINNWRTEIAALFGFYIEDRNTQKTETGEIAYFLDKEQDLVQFFKFYLFKFQYPGGHLKSDRIKEFIDAGIKFKPAHYILKMLYEAELKNGKPLGITKEEATHCIFNDLRVTRDYRDVNEVADLILTNRKNKVEYEHGGDITRYAGDILDYMVHANLLDERHGYFYLNHTELESIMVFINDINYFDGYDRFYGKPVNIPDLAEIETDWFTYVNKELHAELFKTDLTSYFTEESDEEEDLYKTAVDDKIKEILEGVGSTKDIGDLGENLVIGHEKVRLVNLGREDLIHLIKKIPTALAVGYDIQSVEEDQRKRYIEVKTTISNKPLKFFGFHLTRNEWDSAQTLNDRYFVYRLMINRSQKVIYILQNPVQLYKQDKLEMRITDGAEISFKEEVAEKTELMIWKN